Proteins encoded within one genomic window of Aspergillus nidulans FGSC A4 chromosome VII:
- a CDS encoding uncharacterized protein (transcript_id=CADANIAT00009112), with the protein MPPATMNIGKSAGRSPASSSRNIAFMTIAGVIGGAYALFRLQSPSKGVVKEDDIADATETPKYGRSKILGEGDTAAAMGNPPQGHGHVGRSPRKGLE; encoded by the exons ATGCCTCCTGCCACCATGAATATCGGAAAGAGCGCTGGCCGCTCTCCTGCTTC CTCCTCCCGCAACATTGCCTTTATGACTATTGCCGGTGTGATTGGCGGCGCCTACGCACTTTTTCGATTACAATCTCCAAGCAAGGGAGTCGTGAAGGAGGATGATATCGCAGACGCCACTGAAACTCCTAAATACGGACGTTCGAAGATTCTTGGAGAGGGTGATACGGCTGCTGCGATGGGAAATCCGCCTCAAGGACATGGGCATGTTGGACGGTCACCGAGAAAGGGTTTGGAGTAG